One window of Thermoplasmatales archaeon genomic DNA carries:
- a CDS encoding 50S ribosomal protein L11: MPQSVSTMVEGGKATSGPPLGPALGPLGLNMGQVIKDINELTKDFKGLQVPVTVIVTDPANKKYEIKVGMPPTSALLKKELGIEKGSGKRKETIAGNITIDQIKKVASSKIEKLLSNDIKAAVLEVAGTCVSMGITIDGKDPKEFQKLVKSGEIKL, encoded by the coding sequence ATGCCACAATCTGTATCAACTATGGTAGAAGGGGGTAAAGCTACAAGCGGTCCTCCACTTGGTCCTGCACTCGGCCCACTGGGCCTGAACATGGGGCAGGTTATAAAGGATATCAACGAGTTAACAAAAGACTTCAAGGGACTTCAGGTCCCAGTTACTGTGATCGTTACGGATCCTGCCAACAAGAAATATGAGATAAAGGTTGGCATGCCCCCAACATCAGCGCTACTTAAAAAAGAACTGGGCATAGAAAAAGGATCGGGCAAGCGGAAGGAAACAATAGCCGGGAACATTACGATCGACCAGATAAAGAAAGTTGCGTCTTCAAAGATTGAGAAGTTACTTTCAAACGACATTAAGGCAGCTGTCCTTGAAGTTGCCGGTACATGTGTTTCAATGGGAATAACAATAGACGGAAAGGACCCGAAAGAATTTCAAAAGCTTGTGAAGAGCGGAGAGATCAAGCTCTAG
- a CDS encoding DUF115 domain-containing protein, which translates to MNLNEWNAVYDRISRDLGFSKELDFKSSRILSSILGSSSGLAITEKFRGKNAYVVGNAPDLKNYLEKRTGEVSIVADSAIDTYLELVGMPDIIVTDLDGDIPAMLKCNESGTLCLIHAHGDNIGLIEEWSRKFTGPRIGTTQNQPLDNIFNFFGFTDGDRAAFFANYLNSREIRLVGFDFKNPSYKSGGNRERKLKKLTWAKFLLDLLSKERGTELIEGGVILL; encoded by the coding sequence ATGAACTTGAATGAATGGAATGCTGTTTATGATCGTATATCTCGCGATCTTGGTTTTTCAAAGGAGTTGGATTTCAAAAGTTCCAGGATACTCTCCTCGATTCTTGGGTCATCTTCAGGCCTTGCCATTACGGAAAAATTTCGTGGAAAGAATGCTTACGTTGTTGGGAATGCGCCGGATCTGAAAAATTATCTTGAAAAGAGGACCGGGGAAGTATCAATAGTTGCGGACTCTGCGATAGATACCTATCTTGAACTTGTTGGCATGCCGGATATAATAGTTACGGATCTTGACGGTGACATTCCTGCCATGCTCAAATGCAATGAATCAGGGACACTATGTTTGATACATGCCCATGGAGACAATATTGGTTTGATAGAAGAGTGGTCCAGGAAATTCACAGGGCCAAGGATTGGAACGACACAGAACCAGCCACTTGATAATATATTCAATTTCTTCGGGTTCACGGATGGAGACAGGGCAGCTTTTTTCGCAAATTATCTTAATTCCAGGGAGATTCGCCTTGTAGGATTCGACTTCAAGAATCCTTCGTACAAAAGTGGCGGAAATAGAGAACGAAAACTAAAGAAGCTTACGTGGGCTAAGTTCCTCCTGGACTTGCTTTCTAAGGAGAGGGGAACGGAGTTAATTGAGGGCGGCGTTATTCTTCTTTAA
- a CDS encoding DUF373 family protein produces MTTLILNVDRDNDFGEKANFNGPVVGLENCHIAAEKLMEVDPEDSDANALFGAIKHYRDLKKEDEDVEIALVTGDKNVGEVSDRKLGKQLEQLLSGNKYSGVILVTDGAEDDYIVPLIVSFKKIEYVKHIIVRHNQNIESLYYYIVRAIQDKRLVNKFIIPIGLILLAYGVVSVVLLSYNWVTAKITYLDPSIAALTVVTIVIGAYLLEKGFEIGKSTQQMVGRMWDYASETRILFLSYIIAIGLIFVGIAYSYASARAIVNSPFNSVLVFLSVFTWWVLASIFVREVGLSLELYTNGEHGGVSKSLFGVTFSASIAFIVYGIISYIRFLLLFTSFTTGILSVFYIVLGVIIAILSALVHRYFNEKGVSSSNVKVESNTPDGPADNK; encoded by the coding sequence ATGACGACATTAATCCTTAACGTTGACCGCGATAACGACTTCGGAGAGAAAGCGAATTTCAATGGGCCAGTCGTAGGATTGGAAAATTGCCACATTGCCGCCGAAAAACTCATGGAAGTGGACCCTGAAGATTCTGACGCAAATGCTTTGTTTGGCGCAATTAAGCACTATCGCGATCTCAAGAAAGAAGACGAGGATGTGGAGATAGCACTCGTTACAGGGGATAAAAATGTCGGTGAGGTTTCCGACAGAAAACTTGGGAAGCAGCTTGAACAGCTTCTCTCGGGCAATAAGTACAGCGGAGTCATCCTTGTAACAGATGGAGCGGAGGATGACTACATCGTTCCTCTGATAGTCTCATTCAAGAAGATAGAGTACGTCAAACATATAATCGTGAGGCACAACCAGAACATTGAATCACTATATTATTACATTGTCAGGGCTATACAGGATAAGAGGCTTGTAAACAAGTTCATAATCCCGATAGGCCTTATTCTGCTGGCGTATGGTGTCGTGTCGGTTGTTCTCCTGAGCTATAACTGGGTGACAGCAAAGATAACATACCTTGATCCGAGCATTGCCGCGTTGACCGTTGTTACGATAGTCATTGGTGCGTATCTGCTCGAGAAGGGCTTTGAGATCGGAAAATCTACGCAGCAGATGGTTGGGAGGATGTGGGATTACGCATCTGAAACCAGGATACTATTTCTTTCTTATATAATTGCCATTGGCTTAATATTCGTTGGAATAGCATACAGTTACGCATCTGCAAGGGCCATAGTCAATTCTCCGTTTAACAGCGTCCTTGTTTTTCTTAGCGTTTTTACATGGTGGGTCCTTGCCTCCATTTTTGTAAGGGAAGTGGGCCTTTCCCTTGAACTTTACACAAACGGGGAACATGGCGGTGTGTCCAAATCCTTATTCGGAGTGACATTCTCTGCTTCCATAGCATTCATAGTTTACGGAATAATAAGTTATATCCGGTTCCTTCTTCTGTTCACATCTTTTACCACAGGGATACTCAGTGTCTTCTATATTGTCCTTGGAGTAATAATAGCCATCCTCTCTGCACTTGTGCACAGGTACTTCAACGAGAAGGGTGTCTCTTCCAGCAATGTCAAAGTGGAAAGCAACACCCCAGATGGGCCTGCAGATAACAAATGA
- a CDS encoding 50S ribosomal protein L1 yields MAEKNAVSETIEEIKKNSKERKFKESIELAVNMKEVDLSDPKNRINEEIILPKGRGKDLKVAVIGTAEMKTKAAKVADFVFGPEDLGKFAEDKKAFKKLAGDVDFFVAEATLMAGIGKSLGQVLGPRGKMPKPLPPGQDPTPLINNLKKTVRARSRDRRTFHVPVGTRDMNTSDLVDNINSVVKRIVGRMEKGRGNIESIYLKTTMGKAVKLDLEAIQ; encoded by the coding sequence TTGGCTGAAAAAAACGCTGTATCTGAAACAATCGAGGAAATTAAGAAAAATTCCAAGGAACGCAAGTTCAAGGAAAGTATTGAGCTTGCAGTTAACATGAAGGAAGTAGATTTGAGCGATCCTAAGAACAGAATAAACGAGGAAATAATTTTGCCCAAGGGACGGGGAAAGGATCTTAAGGTTGCGGTCATTGGAACAGCCGAAATGAAAACTAAGGCTGCCAAGGTTGCAGATTTTGTTTTTGGCCCGGAGGACCTTGGCAAATTCGCCGAGGACAAAAAGGCGTTCAAGAAACTCGCTGGAGATGTTGATTTCTTTGTAGCCGAAGCTACACTCATGGCAGGGATAGGTAAATCTCTTGGTCAGGTTCTTGGTCCAAGGGGAAAGATGCCAAAGCCCCTTCCCCCAGGTCAGGATCCTACACCTTTGATAAACAACCTCAAAAAGACTGTGAGGGCAAGAAGCAGGGACAGGAGGACTTTCCATGTACCTGTGGGCACAAGAGACATGAACACCAGTGATCTTGTGGACAACATAAATTCAGTGGTAAAGAGGATTGTGGGCAGGATGGAGAAGGGAAGGGGAAATATCGAATCCATATACCTCAAGACGACGATGGGTAAAGCAGTGAAACTTGATCTGGAGGCGATACAATGA
- a CDS encoding 2-phosphosulfolactate phosphatase produces MEVLITEGRKTGKFSDSTKVLVDIFRSTSSIPMILLKGAEKIIPMYSVGDAKRMKSKNPSYVLIGERFGFKVPGFDFNNSPSILSKINFYGKTVIFTSTNGTLVLKKIYGNDKVYISSFLNAEATQISLMNEKTVEIVMSGRPDGSADEDYIFSSYLQKLLLNENPDFEDYAEKIRNSNGARRLRLIGSSGDVEASLKLDIAKFPVVFNGSEIIKEE; encoded by the coding sequence TTGGAAGTCCTAATAACCGAGGGAAGAAAAACTGGAAAGTTCAGTGATTCGACAAAAGTCCTGGTAGACATATTTCGATCAACCAGTTCCATCCCGATGATCCTTCTGAAAGGTGCCGAGAAGATAATACCGATGTACAGTGTAGGCGACGCAAAGAGGATGAAATCAAAAAATCCATCCTACGTGCTTATTGGCGAACGTTTCGGATTCAAGGTTCCTGGCTTCGATTTCAATAACTCGCCATCAATTCTGTCAAAGATTAATTTTTATGGAAAAACTGTTATTTTTACGTCAACAAACGGAACACTGGTCCTGAAAAAGATATATGGAAACGACAAGGTTTACATCTCATCGTTCCTGAACGCAGAAGCCACACAAATTTCCCTCATGAATGAGAAGACCGTGGAGATAGTCATGTCTGGGAGACCGGATGGCTCTGCCGATGAGGACTATATTTTCTCAAGCTATTTGCAGAAACTCCTGTTGAACGAGAATCCAGATTTTGAAGATTACGCGGAAAAGATCAGAAATTCAAATGGAGCAAGAAGGCTCAGGCTTATCGGATCATCAGGCGATGTGGAAGCTTCCCTGAAGCTTGACATAGCAAAATTTCCGGTAGTTTTCAATGGATCCGAAATTATTAAAGAAGAATAA
- a CDS encoding glycerophosphodiester phosphodiesterase — MKIIAHRGFRKNYPENTIPAFVDAFRIGSDAVELDVHFTKDKKIVVFHDFNLKRLLGVDAEINDLDLDTIKRYRFPGTDIAVPTLDEVLSELGEKQIFIELKTVRDNGTPCYPDLPARVLELVNDHGASDTAKIISFNPLSIERIRELSSKIEIGLDVSSDSLNYFSIGDLQEFIDRQHIDHLLPEYTLLKGHKMHDIHGTKISPWTVNDPSEISAINVELYGIVTDNPDKFLKK; from the coding sequence GTGAAAATTATAGCACACAGAGGATTCAGGAAAAATTATCCGGAAAATACGATCCCGGCGTTCGTAGATGCCTTCAGGATAGGGTCGGACGCTGTGGAACTTGATGTTCATTTTACAAAGGACAAAAAAATCGTCGTCTTTCATGACTTCAATCTAAAACGATTGCTTGGCGTGGATGCTGAAATAAATGATCTCGATCTCGACACGATTAAACGATACCGCTTCCCAGGAACAGACATAGCGGTGCCAACCCTGGATGAAGTCCTGTCGGAACTTGGAGAAAAGCAGATTTTTATTGAGCTAAAGACCGTTAGGGACAATGGGACGCCATGCTACCCTGATCTTCCCGCAAGGGTACTGGAACTGGTAAATGATCACGGAGCTTCAGACACTGCAAAAATCATATCCTTTAACCCACTTTCTATAGAAAGGATCAGGGAACTGTCAAGCAAGATCGAGATTGGCCTTGATGTTTCTTCGGATTCACTAAACTATTTTTCTATCGGCGATCTGCAGGAGTTTATCGACAGGCAGCATATCGACCATCTCCTTCCAGAATACACTCTCCTGAAAGGCCATAAGATGCATGATATTCATGGAACCAAAATATCTCCATGGACGGTAAACGATCCATCGGAAATATCAGCAATCAATGTGGAGCTTTACGGAATCGTTACGGACAATCCTGATAAGTTCCTAAAAAAGTAA
- a CDS encoding nucleotidyl transferase AbiEii/AbiGii toxin family protein, producing MIDRSDILSLSKLNSLKPFQQEKNYIQTLMLRSIYRSANSFIFKGGTALFFFYRLPRFSEDLDFNDLYGTDEQRIIETLHRDLLLVGIENRFKITSSNEASATYQFSVKGPLYTSEVSGLTVKVDISKREKTLRKPKVMQIDSQYRDVLPFSAIVMDISEIKAEKVRAVITRDKARDVYDIFFLMRNFGDTIDKDLVNLKLGYYGRKFSIEEFAESLNRKKSKWISELSSIVIGEIPDVNDVVSSIMVSAEKHLV from the coding sequence TTGATTGACAGGAGCGATATTTTAAGTCTGAGCAAATTGAACTCGTTGAAGCCATTTCAGCAGGAAAAAAATTACATACAGACGTTGATGTTGCGTTCTATTTACCGAAGTGCAAACAGCTTCATTTTTAAGGGTGGTACGGCGCTATTTTTTTTCTACAGGTTACCTAGATTTTCTGAGGATCTGGATTTCAATGACCTGTATGGGACAGACGAACAGAGAATAATTGAAACCTTGCACAGGGACCTACTGTTAGTCGGCATCGAAAATAGGTTTAAGATCACTTCCTCAAACGAAGCCTCAGCAACATACCAGTTCTCGGTCAAAGGTCCTTTGTATACATCCGAAGTTTCGGGCTTGACAGTAAAGGTAGACATTAGCAAGCGCGAAAAAACACTGAGGAAACCAAAGGTAATGCAGATCGATTCCCAGTACAGGGATGTACTCCCGTTTAGCGCAATTGTCATGGATATTAGTGAGATTAAGGCAGAAAAGGTTAGAGCAGTAATTACGCGGGACAAGGCGCGCGACGTTTATGATATTTTTTTCCTCATGAGAAATTTTGGAGATACGATTGACAAGGACCTCGTGAATCTAAAGCTTGGATATTATGGAAGAAAATTTTCAATTGAGGAGTTTGCTGAATCTTTGAACAGGAAGAAATCAAAATGGATCAGTGAGCTGAGTTCGATCGTAATAGGAGAGATACCAGATGTGAACGACGTAGTATCCTCAATTATGGTATCGGCGGAAAAGCACCTTGTTTGA